The DNA segment CGCTTTGATTTGTTCCTGCGGTGTTCGGGCAGGGGAAGACCCAATTTCTTCGGTATCAACAAGAGATTCCACGAGGTCACGAGGGATATTACTCTCTTTCGCCATGGCGATTCCGATTTGATTCATTGAGGTTCCGAGGATCCGCTGTTCTGCCTCCGAAGCTGGCAAACCTAATGTCTCCATCAAATTCTGAATCTTGATATGTTCTTCCGGTAGGTAGTAGGCGAGAGAAATGGGTCCCAGATTATACAAGATAGCCGTGGTGAAAACCTGATCTGCGTCAGGATGATGAAGGTCTTCAGCAAACTCCTGAGCCAGGGTCGCCGCAGTCAAGGTCCCTGCAATAATTTTTTTCAAATCAACCTTCGGGTGGTTTTTTTCAAATAATTCAACAAAAGACAAGCTGAGGCTGATGTCCCGAATCGTGTCCAAACCAAGAACCGTGACGGCTGTTGAAATGCTCGATATTTCTCCCATCGGGTGGCTATAGAGAGCGGAATTAACAACCCTTAGAACCTTGACTGCAAATCCTTCATCCTGAATGATAATTCTGGCCACATCCCTAGCACCAGAGACCCTGTCTTCAGAAGCTCTCAATACGAGGAGCGCTGTATTCCGAAGAACCGGTAGGTCCCCGCAATCGCGAACTCGTTTTTTTAATGTTTGAATAAGATCAGGAAGAGGCATCCGCAGATATATATATCGTCTGCAATGTTTTTGCAAGGTCTTCTAGATGGATAAGGATGAAGGATACGATCGTAATGAGTTCCACGATATCTTGGTTCTCCACGGAACGCTTTTATCAAACGAAATGTCCCGCACCAATTCCTCGCTTCTTTGCGATCCTCTGAGATAAAGTCAATAATTTGCTTGACACAATATATTGTGTGGGGCAAGGAAAGGTCACTATGATCATTATTTGGGCAAAGCGTTGATCAACCGGTGTTTTAAGGGAAAGGTACCGGTTTCGGGAGGATATCCACAGACTATGCACAAGAACTGTGTATAAAAAAACAGAGCTTTAAAAACCCTTAAGTGCAATAATAGTCTATTATTATCATGGGGTTGAATTATAAATACCTATAAATTTCCTTTGGACAATCAAACTTATCGTGCCTTTCTCAACATCTTCATATTAATCAATGGATTATGACCTGAAGCCCAGAAAACCATTAGAATACACTAATAAAAAAGGGGTGAGAAACCTCGCGACCAAAGACCTAGTGTGATCCGCCGCGTCCTCTGCCGCGACCCCTTCCTCGGCCTCTCCCTTTATCA comes from the Candidatus Manganitrophaceae bacterium genome and includes:
- a CDS encoding HDOD domain-containing protein; the encoded protein is MPLPDLIQTLKKRVRDCGDLPVLRNTALLVLRASEDRVSGARDVARIIIQDEGFAVKVLRVVNSALYSHPMGEISSISTAVTVLGLDTIRDISLSLSFVELFEKNHPKVDLKKIIAGTLTAATLAQEFAEDLHHPDADQVFTTAILYNLGPISLAYYLPEEHIKIQNLMETLGLPASEAEQRILGTSMNQIGIAMAKESNIPRDLVESLVDTEEIGSSPARTPQEQIKAISYLANRITSNLFSDEGTKDELDAIFEKCKVSLNIGSEKGFRVVRKAYNKVKKLSESFGVEIEKFRPSATIPESETPSRRDLLGSLRRTFETYENAEEEEEEEKVRTTQNPDPEECKTSSTEELENQPSLEPHENDTNKDSLQLKFLRDISSHLYRDKRY